The following are encoded together in the Panthera uncia isolate 11264 unplaced genomic scaffold, Puncia_PCG_1.0 HiC_scaffold_465, whole genome shotgun sequence genome:
- the LOC125918130 gene encoding serine protease hepsin-like encodes MAEKEGGRTVPCCSGPKVAALAAGTLLLLTAIGAASWAIVTFLLKSDQEPLYPVQVSPADARLMVFDDTEGTWRLLCSSRSNAGVAGLGCEDMGFLRALGHSELDVRTAGANGTSGFFCVDEGRLPLARRLLEVISVCDCPRGRFLATVCQ; translated from the exons ATggcggagaaagagg GTGGCCGGACTGTGCCATGCTGTTCCGGACCCAAGGTGGCAGCTCTCGCTGCGGGGACACTGCTGCTCCTGACGGCCATCGGGGCAGCATCCTGGGCCATTG TGACCTTTCTACTCAAGAGTGATCAGGAGCCGCTGTATCCGG TGCAGGTCAGCCCTGCCGACGCCCGGCTCATGGTGTTCGACGACACGGAGGGCACGTGGCGGCTGCTGTGCTCCTCGCGCTCCAACGCCGGGGTGGCGGGCCTGGGCTGCGAGGACATGGGCTTCCTCAG GGCCCTGGGCCACTCGGAGCTGGACGTGCGGACGGCGGGCGCCAACGGCACGTCGGGCTTCTTCTGCGTGGACGAGGGGAGGCTGCCGCTGGCCCGGAGGCTGCTCGAGGTCATCTCCGTGTG TGACTGTCCCAGGGGCCGTTTCCTGGCTACCGTCTGCCAAG